The DNA segment TACGACCAGGGTGGCGGCACCGACGTCTACGCCCGGGGCATCCAGGAGGGACTGTCCGACGCGACCGGTCAGAACATCCAGATCGACAACGTCCCCGGCGCGGGCGGGCTGAACGGGTTCGGACAGCTCATGCAGGCCCAGCCCGACGGCCACACGATCCTCGGGAGCGCGACGCCACTGGAGGTCGCACCGCAGCTGCTCGAGGACCCCGGGTTCGACCAGCGCGACGCGTCGGGCGTCTGCATCTTCGGCCAGTCGGTGTGGACGCTCGTCGTCAACGAGCAGTACCAGGACGAGGTCGAGACGTTCGACGACGTCATGGAGAAGTACAACTCCGGCGAGTGGGAGTCGATCGGCGTCCAGGAGCCCGGCAGCTCCCAGGACGTCATCGTCCTCCTCGCGAAGTACCAGTACGAGGAGGAGTGGGGCTGGAACTGGACGGAACGCGTCCAGTATACGGGAACCGGACCCGTCTCGCAGGCGGTCGCCAGCAACGAGGTGCCCGCCGGCATCGGAACCGACGCGGGTACGCAGTCGGTCGTCGACAACGGCTCGATCTACCCGGTCGTCACGTTCGTCAGCGAGGGGTCGGAGGTCTACCCCGACGTGGAGTCGGTAACCGACGCGGGCTACCCGGAGATCGACTTCGTCGGCGGACTGAGCCGGGGCGTGTTCGCGCCGCCGGACACGGATGACAACATTACCCAGGGGCTCTCGGACCTGTTCGCGGAGGCCGTCGAGCACGAGAGCACCCAGAGCTGGACCGAGGAGACCGGCAACCCGGTGTTCCACGAGGGCCCCGACGCAGCGGATCAGCTCCTCGACGACGCCTTCGCGGCTTACGAGGAGAACAACGTTATCGACCTCGTCCAGGAACACTCCGGCTGATCGATCGCGGCCGAACCGACCTCTCGCCCCCCTAAATTATGTCAATAAAAGACAAACGCAATCAGGTGACGGCAGAGCACGTGATGCTCGTCGTTCTCCTCGCTCTCAGCGCGGTGTTTCTGATCGAACCGATCGTATCGGACTACCCGGATGACGCCCGGGTGTTCCCCCAGATGACCGCGTCGGTCGTCTTCGTAGGATCGCTGTTGTTGCTCGTTCGAAACTACCTTCCCGATCCGCTGTATACCTTCGTCGGCGAGAGCATCAACATCACGACCAGCGAAAGCGCCTCGGAACACGAGGAGGAACTCACCGAGCGCGAGAAGGAGATAGAGCGCGAGACGGGGCCGAAACGGACGCTCGGACGGAAGTACGGCTACGAGGTGAACGACACCGTGTTCATGATGGTAGCCGCGACGCTGTACTTCTTCGTGGGCTGGGCGGCCGGTTTCCTGTTCGTCACGCCGTTCTTCGTGTTCGGCTATACGACCTGGTTTCGGGTTCGGCCCCTCATCGGAATCGGACTCGCGGTGGCGTCGACGATCGTCGTCTACCTCTTCATCGAGTTTCTGATCCTGCCGCTGGATCGCGGTGCGATCTTCGACTTCAGCCCGTTCCTCCCGACCGCGTTCGACTCGACCGTCCTCGTCGCCGGGGTGATCTAGATGGCCGTCGACGCCTTCGTCGAGGGGATCGGGATCGCCGTCAGCTGGCCCGTCATCGGATGGATGGTCGTCG comes from the Halalkalicoccus sp. CG83 genome and includes:
- a CDS encoding Bug family tripartite tricarboxylate transporter substrate binding protein; translated protein: MSERENQPQSHERSNTVRPGRRRFLQLAGAGSVAALAGCLAGNGGDGGDGGDGGNGSDGESDWQPEQAIQYIVPYDQGGGTDVYARGIQEGLSDATGQNIQIDNVPGAGGLNGFGQLMQAQPDGHTILGSATPLEVAPQLLEDPGFDQRDASGVCIFGQSVWTLVVNEQYQDEVETFDDVMEKYNSGEWESIGVQEPGSSQDVIVLLAKYQYEEEWGWNWTERVQYTGTGPVSQAVASNEVPAGIGTDAGTQSVVDNGSIYPVVTFVSEGSEVYPDVESVTDAGYPEIDFVGGLSRGVFAPPDTDDNITQGLSDLFAEAVEHESTQSWTEETGNPVFHEGPDAADQLLDDAFAAYEENNVIDLVQEHSG